The following proteins are encoded in a genomic region of Burkholderia gladioli:
- a CDS encoding ATP-binding cassette domain-containing protein translates to MNQDSTTTRAAPGELVLSLRGISKQFGAVSALSDIELDVHAGEVVALVGDNGAGKSTLVKILAGVHQPTSGSIHFGGKPVTLSDPGTALDLGIATVFQDLALCENLDVVANIFLGRELSPLRLDEVSMEVRAWTLLNELSARIPSVRDVVASLSGGQRQTVAIARSLLLDPKLIMLDEPTAALGVAQTAEVLNLIERVRDRGHAVIMISHNMEDVRAVADRIVVLRLGRNNGVFYPDSSNASLVAAITGATENAVSRRAGRRQAHLDTQPLQGNDHAQ, encoded by the coding sequence ATGAACCAAGACTCCACGACGACCCGCGCGGCACCCGGCGAGCTGGTGCTGAGCCTGCGCGGCATCTCGAAACAGTTCGGCGCGGTATCGGCGCTCAGCGATATCGAGCTCGACGTCCACGCCGGCGAAGTGGTCGCGCTGGTCGGCGACAACGGCGCCGGCAAATCGACGCTCGTGAAGATCCTCGCCGGCGTGCACCAGCCCACCTCGGGCAGCATTCACTTCGGCGGCAAGCCGGTCACGCTGTCCGATCCCGGCACCGCGCTCGACCTCGGCATCGCCACGGTGTTCCAGGATCTCGCGCTGTGCGAGAACCTCGACGTGGTCGCCAACATCTTCCTCGGCCGCGAGCTGAGCCCGCTGCGGCTCGACGAGGTCAGCATGGAAGTGCGCGCCTGGACCCTGCTCAACGAGCTGTCGGCGCGCATCCCGAGCGTGCGCGACGTGGTCGCCTCGCTGTCGGGCGGCCAGCGCCAGACGGTGGCGATCGCCCGTTCGCTGCTGCTCGACCCGAAGCTGATCATGCTCGACGAGCCGACCGCCGCGCTCGGCGTGGCGCAGACCGCCGAGGTGCTCAACCTGATCGAGCGGGTACGCGATCGCGGCCATGCCGTGATCATGATCAGCCACAACATGGAGGACGTGCGTGCCGTGGCGGACCGCATCGTCGTGCTGCGGCTGGGCCGCAACAACGGCGTGTTCTACCCGGATTCGTCGAATGCGTCGCTGGTCGCGGCCATCACCGGCGCGACCGAGAACGCGGTCTCGCGCCGCGCCGGCCGCCGCCAGGCGCACCTCGACACGCAGCCCCTGCAAGGAAACGATCATGCGCAATGA
- a CDS encoding sugar ABC transporter substrate-binding protein produces the protein MNQSFSLALGAAALGLALGGITPAFAAPSGTVAFLMPDQASTRYEQHDFPGFKAQMQKLCPDCKVLYQNANADVALQQQQFNSAIAQGAKVIVIDPVDSTAAASLVHMAQGQGVKVIAYDRPIPATPADYYVSFDNEAIGKSIAQSLVQHLKDSGVPAGRGGVLEVNGSPTDAAAGLIRNGIHAGLQGSGYKTLAEFDTPEWAPPKAQQWVSGQITRFGSQIVGVVAANDGTAGGTIAAFKAAGVNPLPSVTGNDATNAALQLIIAGDQYNTILKPSEIVAAAAAKAAVGFLSGQAPKGETTLYKTPTQLFTPAVITARNLKAEVIDKGFASAKELCTGRYVDGCKKLGISQ, from the coding sequence ATGAACCAGTCCTTCTCTCTCGCCCTCGGCGCCGCCGCGCTGGGCCTCGCGCTGGGCGGCATCACGCCGGCCTTCGCGGCGCCGTCCGGCACGGTGGCGTTCCTGATGCCGGACCAGGCCTCGACGCGCTACGAGCAGCACGACTTCCCCGGCTTCAAGGCGCAGATGCAGAAGCTCTGCCCGGATTGCAAGGTGCTCTACCAGAACGCCAATGCCGACGTGGCGCTGCAGCAGCAGCAATTCAACTCGGCGATCGCCCAGGGCGCCAAGGTGATCGTGATCGACCCGGTGGATTCGACCGCGGCCGCCTCGCTGGTGCACATGGCGCAGGGCCAGGGCGTCAAGGTGATCGCCTACGACCGGCCGATCCCGGCCACGCCGGCCGACTACTACGTCTCCTTCGACAACGAGGCGATCGGCAAGTCGATCGCGCAATCGCTGGTGCAGCACCTGAAGGACAGCGGCGTGCCGGCCGGCCGTGGCGGCGTGCTCGAGGTGAACGGCTCGCCCACCGACGCGGCCGCCGGCCTGATCCGCAACGGCATCCACGCCGGCCTGCAGGGCAGCGGCTACAAGACCCTGGCCGAGTTCGACACGCCCGAATGGGCGCCGCCGAAGGCCCAGCAATGGGTCAGCGGCCAGATCACGCGCTTCGGCTCGCAGATCGTCGGCGTGGTGGCCGCCAACGACGGCACCGCGGGCGGCACCATCGCCGCCTTCAAGGCCGCCGGCGTGAACCCGCTGCCGAGCGTGACCGGCAACGACGCAACCAATGCCGCGCTGCAGTTGATCATCGCCGGCGACCAGTACAACACCATCCTCAAGCCCAGCGAGATCGTCGCGGCGGCGGCGGCCAAGGCGGCGGTGGGCTTCCTGTCGGGCCAGGCGCCCAAGGGCGAGACCACGCTCTACAAGACGCCCACCCAGTTGTTCACGCCCGCGGTGATCACGGCGAGGAATCTCAAGGCCGAGGTGATCGACAAGGGCTTCGCCAGCGCCAAGGAGCTCTGCACCGGTCGCTACGTCGACGGCTGCAAGAAGCTCGGCATCAGCCAGTAA
- a CDS encoding AraC family transcriptional regulator yields the protein MKAMRIEDAHEAGRPGEFAQPDLELVAVPRDESFKVWSHGYPYRTVRWHFHPEYEIHLITATTGKYFVGDHIGNFAPGNLVMTGSNLPHNWVSHVPREERVEERCLVLQFGAEFVERVIAAFPEFRRVEALLDASRWGLLFSPETGAAAAPILREMLGAQGMRRIVLFVSLFELLVRSPAPARLASAAYCADPARYAESRINHVLSHIGKNLSQELRETELAELSGQSASAFSRYFRRHTGVPFVQYVNRLRINLACQLLMTDELSITDICYQVGFNNLSNFNRQFLQLKAMSPSRWRAWQRLNAASASGASAPPLIEEPGIEAFG from the coding sequence ATGAAGGCGATGCGGATTGAGGATGCACACGAGGCCGGGCGGCCGGGCGAGTTCGCCCAGCCCGACCTCGAGCTGGTGGCGGTGCCGCGCGACGAATCCTTCAAGGTCTGGTCGCACGGCTACCCCTATCGCACGGTGCGCTGGCACTTCCATCCCGAGTACGAGATCCACCTGATCACGGCCACTACGGGCAAGTATTTCGTCGGCGACCATATCGGCAATTTCGCGCCCGGCAACCTGGTGATGACCGGCTCGAACCTGCCGCACAACTGGGTCAGCCACGTGCCGCGCGAGGAACGCGTCGAGGAGCGCTGCCTGGTGCTGCAGTTCGGCGCCGAGTTCGTCGAGCGCGTGATCGCCGCCTTCCCCGAATTCCGTCGCGTCGAGGCCCTGCTCGACGCCTCGCGCTGGGGCCTGCTGTTCAGCCCCGAAACCGGCGCGGCCGCCGCGCCGATCCTGCGCGAGATGCTCGGCGCGCAAGGCATGCGCCGCATCGTGCTGTTCGTCTCGCTGTTCGAGCTGCTGGTGCGCAGCCCCGCGCCGGCGCGCCTGGCCAGCGCCGCCTACTGCGCGGACCCGGCGCGCTACGCCGAATCGCGCATCAACCACGTGCTCTCGCATATCGGCAAGAATCTCTCGCAGGAGCTGCGCGAAACCGAGCTGGCCGAGCTGTCGGGGCAGAGCGCGAGCGCCTTCTCGCGCTACTTCCGCCGCCATACCGGCGTGCCCTTCGTGCAATACGTGAACCGGTTGCGCATCAACCTCGCCTGCCAGTTGCTGATGACCGACGAACTGAGCATCACCGACATCTGCTACCAGGTCGGCTTCAACAACCTGTCGAACTTCAACCGGCAGTTCCTCCAGCTCAAGGCGATGTCGCCGTCGCGATGGCGCGCCTGGCAGCGCCTGAACGCCGCCAGCGCGAGCGGCGCCAGCGCGCCGCCGCTGATCGAGGAGCCCGGCATCGAAGCCTTCGGCTGA
- a CDS encoding Fur family transcriptional regulator, which produces MRPTATRVAVYRLFHEEPTAHFTADQVFRQLGERDEPYNLSSIYRALGSLQDASLILGSSLGMAKVIYELNRGQQHIHLVCTRCDAIQDIHDPEFEAQQARIASAHDFRYLGYSHAVFGICGACQQRPGGRH; this is translated from the coding sequence ATGCGGCCAACCGCGACCCGTGTCGCCGTCTACCGGCTGTTCCACGAGGAGCCGACCGCCCATTTCACCGCCGACCAGGTGTTTCGCCAACTCGGCGAGCGCGACGAGCCCTACAACCTGTCGAGCATCTACCGCGCGCTGGGTTCGCTGCAGGACGCCTCGCTGATCCTCGGTTCCTCGCTGGGCATGGCCAAGGTGATCTACGAGCTCAATCGCGGCCAGCAGCACATCCACCTCGTCTGCACGCGCTGCGACGCGATCCAGGACATCCACGATCCCGAGTTCGAGGCCCAGCAGGCACGCATCGCCTCGGCTCACGACTTCCGCTACCTCGGCTACAGCCACGCCGTGTTCGGCATCTGCGGCGCCTGCCAGCAGCGCCCCGGCGGCAGGCACTGA
- a CDS encoding response regulator transcription factor, whose protein sequence is MRVLLVEDDGMIGDEMAGALRDASYAVDWVRDGAAAIASVRAQRYDVVLLDLGLPKRDGFQVLAAIRGADNPVPVVVVTARDAVEDRVRGLDNGADDYVLKPFEITELLARIRAAARRGGGTAAPVLGNGVVSLDPATHEARAGERSVRLSSREFALLHALLQRPGAILSRTELEDRIYGWNEEVESNAVEFLIYSLRRKLGSETIRNVRGVGWMVAKNQ, encoded by the coding sequence ATGAGAGTACTGCTGGTCGAGGATGACGGGATGATCGGCGACGAGATGGCGGGCGCGTTGCGCGACGCCAGCTACGCGGTGGACTGGGTGCGCGACGGCGCCGCCGCGATCGCCTCGGTGCGCGCGCAACGTTACGACGTGGTGCTGCTCGATCTCGGCCTGCCGAAGCGGGACGGCTTCCAGGTGCTGGCCGCGATCCGCGGTGCCGACAATCCAGTGCCGGTGGTGGTGGTGACCGCGCGCGACGCGGTGGAGGACCGCGTGCGCGGCCTCGACAACGGCGCCGACGACTACGTGCTCAAACCCTTCGAGATCACCGAATTGCTGGCGAGGATCCGCGCGGCGGCGCGACGCGGCGGCGGCACGGCCGCGCCCGTGCTCGGCAACGGCGTGGTGTCGCTCGATCCCGCCACCCACGAGGCGCGCGCGGGCGAGCGCTCGGTGCGTCTGTCCAGCCGCGAATTCGCCCTGCTGCATGCGCTGCTGCAGCGGCCCGGCGCGATCCTCTCGCGCACCGAGCTCGAGGATCGCATCTACGGCTGGAACGAGGAGGTCGAGAGTAACGCGGTCGAGTTCCTGATCTATTCGCTGCGCCGCAAGCTCGGCAGCGAGACGATCCGCAATGTGCGCGGCGTGGGCTGGATGGTGGCGAAGAACCAATGA